AGGTGGCTGTTTAATAAGCTCTTAACAGTCTTTAGCAGGTGTCTGAGAGCAGTTCCTAAGGCAGAACCCCCCAAATACTAGTTTCTGTATCGTGGCATCTGTGGAGCAGGGGCTCCCTCTAAGGGGGCTGAGGAAGAGACTGTCATAAGCTGTCCAGCATGCATTCTCTCATTCACCCGCAGTTCACAGCCATCCTGCAGCATCCTTATAGCTATCCTTGCAATGTTTTTAGAGTCATCAAGTCCACTGTGAGGTCTCCCATCATAATTCATGCCCAGCTGTTCAAGCATGATTGTCAGTTTGGTCTGCTTCCTAGGGACCTGATGGAGAAAGTGAACCACATTCAAGAATTATGTTCTGTACCAAGTCTTTTTAATCTAACACAGTGCAGTAGAAACATATGCAGATTTTTAAGTCTACTTAAGTCACATACTACTTTCATCTTGCCTTTTGTCAGATCACTAACAATTTAACTTCAAAGTACCTTGGTGAGGCAGACACTGTCATTTTTACTGCGGAGACATAGTCAACAGGAGCTTGTCTAGACTCAGGATAATGTCAAGAGcttctcaccaccaccaccagcaccagctcaAGATGTGCCAGAGCTGGCAATGGTGGAAGCCATGGCCTAGCTAGGTTTAACAAGCCTTATAAAAAAGGAATTACCACCCAAAGTGGCATTGCAGAGGgaatctgattttgtttttcgTTTTAAATGCTAAGCCATTAAAGAAGCACCAGGCACCTGACTCTCACTGACATCAAGCTTCTGAATGCCtccaaacaccacaggaacagaCCAGCAACACCTGTAGCAGCCCATGTTTACATGGATGACCAACAGCACGAACAGACAAGGAAGCTTCACTGACTTACCCATGCAAAGTGCTACACTAACAAAAGCCCCAGGTCATCTCCTGATTAACTACTAAATATAAATTGGTTCTTTGGAATggtcaaagaaaaacaaaatggtaactttaaaggaaaactttAGTTTGCTCTCgtggtggtggtggctggggtgggggaaCACCGGACATTGCAAGTTCCAGGATATTGCACCATACTACTGGATTGAATAGCTAGGCAGAACGGTGACAACATTTGCCAAAACTTGGTAACATGCAACTCCAGTAATAACACCCACAAACTGGGTAGGGAAGACATATTGCAGATTAGGGGATATTCCACAGCAAAGCTACAATTAATTCCTCGTCATTAATTTTATCTATTACTTAACAACAGATTCAATAGTAGCATAGAGTAGCTAAACAGAAGCACTGAACACCTATAAATGCTACAActgtctgcatttatttaaaaaaaaaaaacaccacaaaaagaAACTGATTCCTTCTAAGTTACGATCTTCACTGCCTTTAATGAAAAAGCACTCACTGctcaacagagaaggaaaaagaggtaTGTCTAGGTTAAAGCTGATAGGACTAACAAGACTGTTCTGTGTTCTAGCGTGTTTCCAACAGAAACAGTTATGCAGAGAAGGCACAATAATGAGAGGGAGAAATGGAGTAACCCTGTAATATTTGCCCAGCACAAAGTAAAGTTCTTCTCTTATGAAATGttaacctcattttttttctagagGTTATATTTAGTATGAACAAGCCCTTCAAGAGAAGATCGTCAGCTAGGCTGAAATCACATTCAAACAAATGGTTTAGCGTAGACTGACTAGGAAGTCACTAGAATCTCCAATAACCCATTTTATGGTAATCTGACAGTGAAAGAAAGCAGCAATAAGGTCCAGCACTGAACCTGGTATTACTTTTCTCTTGATAATTTGATTCCACCATATACATGCCCTAATCTTTCTCTGTCCCCATTACACTGTCAAAAGTGGAGATATCTGAGGGTAGTGGTGCAAATTAGTTTTGTAGTGTATtacatgaaaacaggaaaaaataattgaaaaatcaaTACAGAGTCTTTTCAGCTAAACTACTTCAAAATACACTTGCTAAGGGCACCAGTATGACATTTTTAGATAACCCGTCATGGAGCATCTCCTGATTCTTAAAAGCAAGATTAAAATCAAAATGCAGTAGATTATATGATCTTCAATTAGCAAAGTGAGATCTGGGCATGAAGCATGTTTGAAAATCAGGCCCCAGGCAACCAGTTTAAGTACTATAATTTTACACTACACAAGATGAAAAACACAACAGGACATTCTAGACTTTTAAACCAagtttttctgcaagaaaaacaaagatttgtACAAACCTTATAGAAGTTCCCATATGATTTGCGAATATTGATCCACTTTTTGGCAAAAGAAGGGTATTTGATACGGCTAATGCGGCACTGGATGTTCAAAAATTTACTCATATCCCAAGATCTTAAATAgtcaaaagagaaaagagaaaaacattaatagTATATAATTCAGATGCCCTGTGTTCTACCTATTGCACAGCTGTAGTGCAAACAGCTGTCTTTTCTTTGGTGGTCAGTAGAAggaaaacagtttaagaaaaccTCTTTTGCTATAAACATAGTAAAGAATTTTTTAATCATGGGGAAAACAAATAATGACACGGGCAAGATTTTCACTAGCATGGTTTCAGGTCCAGGAtggttaaaaggaaaaatagcatACCAACTTCTCCACCTACCACATTTACTCCAAAACCTGCCAATATATGAGACACTTATACAGCCCTTGGGGAAGCAAGAGACACCTTAAATTTTCCTGATTACTTGTGTATGCACACATCTCTCAACATGGGTTTTTGAAATAGGACTGCACTTAAGTTTTAGGAGAACCAGACCTTTATGGAAAGAAGATGAAATTATAACCCTATGTACTTTTAGCCTGTCTTCCTGAAGGGAACCATCCAACAAGTTTGTAAGCTTCAAGCTAAAATTaagcctttttcccccccccgtCTTGCAGCTGTCTACACAATCTCACCTATATGACAGATTTCACTGCACCTATTTTCCTTGAGGAATTTCACTGAGGGGATTCCCCTAGAGGGGAATTCCAGACACATTCTAGTCCCAGTAATATAAGCACTCTTGCACTGGTTTTGCttgagcattttctttttttaatttgctcttacTTCCAAAGATAGAAACCTAACAATAGGTAAAAAAATTAGTCAAATAGCAGTATTTACCACAGTTCCTTAAATTAATTAAAGTTGGAATGACATTATTTTAACTCCTTATTTTTACGGTGTACACGGATCTAAACCGTACATCTCAAGTCTTGTGTGACAGCTTTTAAATGGCTTCACTGTTCCCTCTGGACACAGCCACATTTCAATGTTACATGTTCTTCACCAGAAAAGACCTGTGATTTATAGCCATTGGCCAAATCTTCAGTAACTTTGAGAAGAAAAGTCTCATGGCCAAAAAAGTTTTCCCACTTGGTAAATTGGAttagttaaaaaatgttttgttatgtATCCATTCGTCTCCTATGACATGTTATTTTTCAAACCATTCATATTATAGACTAGAATATTTATCTGTGATTTACTTGACAGAAGTATTAGGAAGTTGTACTAAGCTCCTCCACACTCTTTTTTCATACACTCCAGTTTTGTTTCAGGGTTTAACAGAGTCATTGTAACAGAGTGGCACAGGACTGCCTTTTTAATCCAGCACAGTGGAAGACTTAGTCCAGGCAAACAACAGGCATAGCAACATGAAAATGCATCATTCAGCTCAACACGGATAATATTAAAAACTCTGTGCTACTTAAGTCCCTCATTCcaagagaaagacaaaagcaGACATGTTAACGGAATAGTAACGTTTTACAGCTAAAAAGCAAGCATCACCTACAAAAAAATTCCCTGACCAGTGCTATATGAGGTAAGGTTCAAACAGTATCTTTCATTGTATAACATAGCTAAGATCACAAGAAAAATGTTGCATCACAGATATATCTAGATCTCAAGATCTGTTCAGTTTGCAGTCATGAGGGGATTTGATTTTCCATGCAGACCTTGTGAGAGAACAAGTTCAGGTGGCAGTTCAAGGACTAATCAATCCCTCACACacagcttgtcagagctgggaccCACCAGAGCCACAGTCCTCTAAGTCAAAGCAGAGAGCTTTCTGTGCTAGCCATCTCTCCTTGTTCGATAAACAGCACAATCCATTCTTGCCTTCTGCTGAAATATGCAGGATGTATTAACAGCACTAACTACTACATTAACTACTAACACACACAGGATACAACACAACCACTGCACATCTCTGAAACCTCCAGCTGAGGAGAGCACAGCTGTTGCTTAGAGCTGAAATTGCACAATATTATTCTCAGATATTATGTGCTATACAAAAATTAGATGTAAACAGAgaattacaacaacaaaaaagaataaaaagtctaTTCAACATCATTTAGTTGCATGCAGAACGCTAGGAAAGAAACAGTGCCATCTAATGGATTTAAGCTTCATTTCAAATTGTTTAGTTCAGCTTTTCTGAATTTCCCTAAAGctaaaattacaataaaatggCAAAATGGCAGTGTCCTGATCCACCTTTAACAACAGTCTCACAAAGATTAAACACTGTTTTGCAGTTTCAGATCGTGCTGAAGGCTGCATAAAGACATACCCATCTGTCAACATGGAATAGCTATACTTTGTTCCCAGTTCTCGCTGTCTCATCCACTCTATGACATTCTGCAGAACTTGAGGAAATGTATCAGCTTTATCAACAATGTCCtaagagaaacaaaaaaccaaaagtgATTAAAAACACCAGCATTAAGTATGAAAATTATATTGGTATATAGGCACTCACTAAATTACTCATTAAATTGGCTTCACAAAAATCTTTAGAAGCAGATACACATCAAAATGAGCAGGCTATTGGACAGATTTTTCTAAATCAAAAAGAAGCTCCACTAAAAGAGCCAACCTCCAAATGGCATCTATAAAGGTAACAAGGTTAGTCAGCTGTTGAACTTAGATTAAAACCTTGAAGCTTGTTTCCCAGGCTCCTGCTCAAGTCACTTGATCACAAACTATTGCCACCCTAAGACTCTAAACCCTTTAGAATAAAAATCTTGGAAGAGGAACCGATGACATTCAAAAGTGCTTTCCTCTGCTAAAGATTACATTTCTACACATGGATTACAAAGTGAATCCTTTTCCCATACAGCCCCTTACAAACAGCTAAATAACCAACTTAGTGAAATCAATTCTGTGATAATTgcgagaaggggaaaaaacaaggatTAAGAGAACAAACCTGACAGAAAAATTACCGTGAAATACTACAAGTCTGAAAACATCAACACCACCTCTCTTTCTTTCAtgctttttcctgaagaaacagaagtgcaaaTTACCTGGGTGATTCCTGTCAGACTGATGCAGAAGTTTGAAAGCTTGGGATTCATTTCTGGCTTCACGTATTGCTGAAAGGTATCTTCCTGTAATAAGAGAATCAAACACTCAGCAGTAGCACACTATGTAGCAATATCTTTGACTTGCCCATAGCTGAAAGGCAATAGCAGCTACTTGCCCTGCTTGAGGCAAAAAGGAGTGTGCACCTCCCCAGCCAAGGTGACCATCCTGACTGGCCATCACAAGATTCCCAATGGGAATCATGGACAGATGGCTTTCCAACCAGAGCAACACATCCTTCCTCTCAGCCAGTAGGCACCAGAGAGCAAGGATGTGCATGTAAGAGGGGAGAAGGTTAGACTGCAATAAACGGGAGGAGATTTGGGAAAAGGAGACCACGAGTAAGGAAAAAGAAGTGAGAGGCAGGAGCAAGGCCTGATGTTTTCTAGGTGGTATCTCTAAAGGCTCACCTGTAATCAAGGAAGGCAAGCAGTCGCACATCTTGAAGGCTGCATTAAGGCCTCTGGATGCCAGCCAGAGATAAACACAGTGACCTCACTTGGGGAAACTGAGCAGTACAAGAGTGAAGACTATATAAAAGTTTCATGGAAAAATGCAAGCCCTGAATCCCTGCTGCTacacaaaacagaggaaaaaaccagTTTCCTACTACTCTAAATGTAATAAAACAATCTCAGTCATCTGTACAATCCTCTCTCTGCAATTCGTCATACATACACTCTACTGTAGCATCACAGTGATTACTGAAAACCCTCCTCCTTTTAGAAGTTCTTGATAAATGAATCATTATTCAGAGGAGTGTGCACTTCCTCCATTTCACTGAGTCACTCAGTTTCAGTTAGACAGCAAGtaatttttcctaaaagaaagcTGTACTAGAACAGAGCACTCCAGGCTGCCAAACACCTACTAAGTATGTTTAAAATCAGGTTACATAGCTGTCAATCTGTTGGGTACACTGTGGAAATACTCTAACCCACCAAGAAACAGAGTTCACTCAACCCCACACTCTAGGCCTCTACGTTAGTCTCTTCTAGATTGCCTAACAAAGTACCACAGAATTTGCTAATACTTGTTTATGATGAATCCCTTGAGTCCTAGAAATAGCTTTGTGGATcttaaagaagggaaagaagcaggggtgggggagaggaCAACTGAGAAACTAGAAGTCCCTCATATCGGTAGAGGGAGTCAACAGCAGGAGCATGATCTATTCCAGATGCtttaagaagagaaagaaagtttTGTTTGCATGTAAGAGGCACAGAGGGATAGgtctttatgaaaaaaatgctatttttaatgaAGTTCAACATTTACCTAAAAACTAATGTAGACTTTCTGAAGCAAAGAAGTTACATCAGAGAACAGCATACCAACACAGTAATTAGACCACTTACTATTTCCAGGGTATGTGTGTTTAGTAAGACAACAGGAAACTCAATTATTTCATGTATGAATTCAGGTGGGTTTCCTTCTTCACAAGTTGCTTCAAAGTCAACAACACAGATGTAGTCATAGTAGCTGTCTCCATTAACGGGTTCCTTCTGCATCAGCTTCTGTTTCTTATAAtagtttttcagtctctttttcaGCACATCTTTCACTCCTCTAAAGAGATAAGTGGCAAAGATAACTTTCtcatttaattaattatttcatCACTGTAGAACTGAAGCTATATTTAACATTTGAAAGTTCATAATTTATTAACCTTATTTTGAACACCGGCACTTATGAAGTCTGAATTCAACTTCATCATACAGTTAACACTCCATTATCTGGGATAATACAGAGGCAGCGATACCCCTGACAATTAACACACCTAGATAATATCAGTATTTGCGGACAGACTGGGAAGCACCGTGCAGTGACACTCTGCAGTCACCTCCAGTTCAACAAGACTCAGTAGTCAAACCCTTTGCAAAGACCAAGTCTTTGTAGATTGCTTCTAGATGCTCTCTGGCCCTGGAAGCAGTACTGCTTCATCCACATATGCCTGAAGCGACTGACACCCAAGGTATTTCTGCATCAGTGGCACAGATAATGCAGAATCCAGCTAAAACATGCACATTTTAAATTTGCctcaatttaaatttaaaattgagCTCGAGTAATTCAATTAAAGTATTCAAGATTTCAGTTGTCAGAAAAACTTCCTGGTCAGGATCCTGCTTTTCAGGTTTGTGGCTAACACACAAATTCACAGTGGCAAACGACTGAAGTTACTTACTGTGTCTTTTTAATACATACATTATAATATGCAAGTGCAGGTGCCAGAACTGCCACGTACCAAACAAGAGCTGAATAAACAAGGATAATTTACTCTTtgagggaaattatttttaaaattacgcATTGCAAATGAAATCACAGAAGCCGTGAAAGCTACTTGTAGCAAGTGGCATTATCAGAAAAGCAGCTCACTGATCCGTAAGGAAAAACTGGCATCAGACTGCTAAACCTGCATTTCAGAACATCAGCCTCTTCTGCAAACACAGATAACTCTTTTTCCACTCTGGCTTATTAATCGAGTTGAATTCAATGACTATTTCATTCAAAGTTGAAACAGTATGGGAACTAATGGAGGGGAAAGTTACCTTTTTCTTCATCAAACCTATAAAAGAAGTTGAAAGAGGAGACAAACCGCTATCAAAATAACCCCAAGGGAAAGGATGGTGTGGCAATCTGCTCAATTCACTACATTAGAGGTGATGCACTATTTGTTTACATGTAAGACATATTCTGACCAACGTAATTGAATAAATTGACAAGTCTAGCTTAGCTAAAAGTTTAAAACTTTCTGCATTTACAACTGAATAAAAAACACAAATAGAAAATTAGTAACATAGGAGGAAACCACAAACATGTAATTTACTGTTTGAATTCtgacttttattttcaaataactgCTGAATAGTTGTACAAATCTAATCTGTTTTACTAAAAATTTTATCAGGTGATGATAACAATTTTTCCTCCTGAGgagtcaaattaaaaaaaaaacaaagaaactatGCAGACAGAGCATCTGCAGATGGATAGGGTGAATGCGGCAGGCTGTACTTCCCACACAAAATTTTtcgatttttatttttccttttattcttttcaaacaaatctctgttccttccctctttttcttcctctcaactTCCTCTCCCCGACAGCCGCCTTCTTCTCTAGAAAGCTAGACTTCTCCTTTCAAACTCCATCTCACCTTTCAAATTCCCTCTTCCTCCAGAGGAGTAGCTTCTCACTTTGctacccccgcccccccccccccatcactaCTTCCTCATAACTGTTGCCAACAGAAACAATACACTTTGTTTTTCCCCGCTGACCACCTTCTCAATATTTCAAATTTGCCTGGCCACAGCAATTTCAAAGGGTCTTGCAGGTCATCTCTAACAGAGCAGGAACCACTCTTTTACGTATCTAgacctttcctcctcctcaatGAGCATACATCCAGTTTATAGTACATTTACCTATTCACATTATTCTATCATCTCATCTATTCAGATTAGCAAACTCTCCATCTAAAGGTACCTCTCCTCTGCATCTATTAAATTCTAAGCCCTATCACCAAGCCAATACCAAATCTGTGCTGGGTACAGTAAATAAAGATACTATGTTCTGAAGTAAGCTGCTATACACTGAAGGTCTCCAACACCACCTGAGAACCCTTGCAGTTCTTCAGACCCATCTTTCCCCCTTAACCAAAAACATGTTGAGAAGTAACCTCAAGAAGTAAATATTCTTTGTGTTACCAGTTGAGACAGCGCACGTTTCTAATAACACGTTAAGCAGTATCACATGCACTAATCCTACAACAAAAGCTGCACCAAGACTGCAGATAAAACAACTGGTGTTTGGTAGCATGTCTGCTTTTCACTTTGtggtatttttaaactttaaaataatcATCCGTTACAGCTCTACTGCTCTCAAAGATAAAGCAAAAGGTTCACAAATCAGCCTAACCTGGTTTCAAGCTTGAACTCTGCAAGTTTACTTCTGAGCTCATCTCTGGTCATTCTGTTGATATAGCCATTGGTTATAGCAATCTCTTTATAAACTGGATCACTGAAGTCATTCGACCTGGCAGTTGAGTTTTTCCCATTAGTTTCTTGATCAGTGATCCTACAATGCTGCCTaccctaaaagaaagaaaaatcccaggGTCACTGAAGAAGGTCACAAGATTGAGCATTAAAATTTACACATCGTTTTGGCATAAAGCATCACAGCTTCACTCATGATCAAACTGAGTGTTGTAGACAAATAAGAAAATCCATCTTCCTGGAGATCAACAGACAGAATAAAGGGGTACTAACACAAGTGCCCGAAGCCATGACAAACAGCAGTTCCAAGAGACAAAACCTGAGCGCGCATCCCAATTTCAAGACAAAAAGTCAGTTCTCTGGTGTGAACTGGGAAAACCTTGATCAGCCATCAAGAGATTTCTCTCGGCACCTTAATTAACGAGAATCTTGATTGAGACACACGGACAGATGTTCGATAtgtagaaaataaatacacaataaattaagaggaaaaactAATGGCACTTCAACTCTAAATGGCTATTCGCAGCCTCTGCGGGCCGAGCACAGCACGGGGCCGACGCCCCCCGGGTCCGCCGCCGCTACCGCCCCCACAGCCGCCGGGGCCTCCCTGGCCTCGGGCGCAGACGGAAGGGCCCGTGGCACCGGCGGCGCCCCCTCAGGACGGCGGCGCTCGACCCGCCCGGGCAGGCCGCActgggccccgccgcgccgccctaACCGGCAACCTCCGCGGGAACCACCGAGGGCCGGGGAAAGGCCGGGGCGAAGCGACGCCTGaggcgggcaggcagcggggccgCCATAGGCGCGCCGCGGGGTGGCCTCTACGCATGCGCGGGGGCAGCAGCGGGCCGACCGCGCTGGCGCATGCCCGGCGGGGCCGCCcagcgcctcccgccgccccggcgcaCTCACCGGCGGGcaggcggccggggcgggcggcgccagCGCGGGCGCCTCGTTGGGGCCAGCCTGCGGGCGGTTCTCCTTCTGCTCCtgcatggcggcggcggcggggacggcAGCCCGTCGGGGGGCGGGGAGAGCGCGGGGCCCGCCCCTGGGCGGTGGGGCGGCCCCGCCCACTGCCGCCTCACGCCTTGCCGGGCCGCCGAGGGCGTTGCGCTTCCGGAGACCCCAACAGCCGGTCGGCCCCCAGCTCCCACCTTCCCCCTCTGGGATAAAAAATTGTCGTGGGCATGTGCCACGCGTGCCTGTCCTGCCAGCCCTCGGCCCCGCTCTGCTGCACCACTGCCTTCCCGCTCCTGCCGTATCCCTCCTGAGGGTCTACCGAGTAGCCTCCCGGGTTTGGGGTCACGGCAGCC
The sequence above is drawn from the Strix aluco isolate bStrAlu1 chromosome 4, bStrAlu1.hap1, whole genome shotgun sequence genome and encodes:
- the ERI1 gene encoding 3'-5' exoribonuclease 1 isoform X1, whose product is MQEQKENRPQAGPNEAPALAPPAPAACPPGRQHCRITDQETNGKNSTARSNDFSDPVYKEIAITNGYINRMTRDELRSKLAEFKLETRGVKDVLKKRLKNYYKKQKLMQKEPVNGDSYYDYICVVDFEATCEEGNPPEFIHEIIEFPVVLLNTHTLEIEDTFQQYVKPEMNPKLSNFCISLTGITQDIVDKADTFPQVLQNVIEWMRQRELGTKYSYSMLTDGSWDMSKFLNIQCRISRIKYPSFAKKWINIRKSYGNFYKVPRKQTKLTIMLEQLGMNYDGRPHSGLDDSKNIARIAIRMLQDGCELRVNERMHAGQLMTVSSSAPLEGAPAPQMPRYRN
- the ERI1 gene encoding 3'-5' exoribonuclease 1 isoform X4; this encodes MQKEPVNGDSYYDYICVVDFEATCEEGNPPEFIHEIIEFPVVLLNTHTLEIEDTFQQYVKPEMNPKLSNFCISLTGITQDIVDKADTFPQVLQNVIEWMRQRELGTKYSYSMLTDGSWDMSKFLNIQCRISRIKYPSFAKKWINIRKSYGNFYKVPRKQTKLTIMLEQLGMNYDGRPHSGLDDSKNIARIAIRMLQDGCELRVNERMHAGQLMTVSSSAPLEGAPAPQMPRYRN
- the ERI1 gene encoding 3'-5' exoribonuclease 1 isoform X2 → MASGTCGRQHCRITDQETNGKNSTARSNDFSDPVYKEIAITNGYINRMTRDELRSKLAEFKLETRGVKDVLKKRLKNYYKKQKLMQKEPVNGDSYYDYICVVDFEATCEEGNPPEFIHEIIEFPVVLLNTHTLEIEDTFQQYVKPEMNPKLSNFCISLTGITQDIVDKADTFPQVLQNVIEWMRQRELGTKYSYSMLTDGSWDMSKFLNIQCRISRIKYPSFAKKWINIRKSYGNFYKVPRKQTKLTIMLEQLGMNYDGRPHSGLDDSKNIARIAIRMLQDGCELRVNERMHAGQLMTVSSSAPLEGAPAPQMPRYRN
- the ERI1 gene encoding 3'-5' exoribonuclease 1 isoform X3, giving the protein MQEQKENRPQAGPNEAPALAPPAPAACPPGRQHCRITDQETNGKNSTARSNDFSDPVYKEIAITNGYINRMTRDELRSKLAEFKLETRGVKDVLKKRLKNYYKKQKLMQKEPVNGDSYYDYICVVDFEATCEEGNPPEFIHEIIEFPVVLLNTHTLEIEDTFQQYVKPEMNPKLSNFCISLTGITQDIVDKADTFPQVLQNVIEWMRQRELGTKYSYSMLTDGSWDMSKFLNIQCRISRIKYPSFAKKWINIRKSYGNFYKHHRLRNYPDLISLCCWRKNGKKAKHK